The following proteins come from a genomic window of Mycobacterium sp. DL:
- a CDS encoding HdeD family acid-resistance protein yields the protein METAAPPGMLQHLWKNTLFSGVLAVILGIMVLAWPGITILVAALFFGAYLLIMGITQVFFAFSLHVSAGGRVLLFVSGAAALILAVLCFRSLQESILLLAIWIGIGFIFRGVATAVSAISDPTLPGRGWEIFIGVISLIAGVVLLASPFESLATLTMVVGIWLIVIGVFEIVSAFGIRKASKNITEFKEKVSTPVAE from the coding sequence ATGGAAACCGCCGCTCCCCCAGGCATGTTGCAGCATCTGTGGAAGAACACGCTGTTTTCCGGGGTGCTCGCCGTGATCCTCGGGATCATGGTGCTGGCCTGGCCGGGGATCACCATCCTGGTCGCGGCCCTGTTCTTCGGCGCCTACCTGTTGATCATGGGTATCACGCAGGTCTTCTTCGCATTCAGCTTGCACGTCTCGGCAGGCGGTCGGGTGCTGCTGTTCGTCAGCGGTGCCGCCGCTCTGATCCTGGCCGTTCTGTGCTTCCGCAGCCTGCAGGAGTCGATCCTGCTGCTGGCCATCTGGATCGGTATCGGCTTCATCTTCCGCGGCGTCGCCACCGCGGTCTCGGCGATCAGCGATCCCACCCTCCCCGGCCGCGGCTGGGAGATCTTCATCGGTGTGATCAGCCTGATAGCCGGCGTGGTCCTGCTGGCCTCGCCGTTCGAATCGCTGGCGACCCTGACCATGGTCGTCGGCATCTGGCTCATCGTGATCGGCGTGTTCGAGATCGTGTCGGCCTTCGGTATCCGCAAGGCAAGCAAGAACATCACCGAGTTCAAGGAGAAAGTCTCAACGCCAGTGGCTGAATGA